A genomic window from Cupriavidus basilensis includes:
- a CDS encoding twin transmembrane helix small protein, translated as MRIVILIAFFLIIGSLASALFFMMRDRGGTPNMMRSLMFRVGFSVALFVFILFSHWMGWIQSTGIRMAP; from the coding sequence ATGCGCATCGTCATCCTCATCGCGTTCTTCCTCATCATCGGTAGCCTGGCCTCCGCCCTGTTCTTCATGATGCGCGACCGCGGCGGGACGCCAAACATGATGCGCTCGCTGATGTTCCGGGTCGGCTTCTCGGTGGCCCTGTTCGTCTTCATCCTGTTCTCGCACTGGATGGGATGGATACAGAGCACGGGCATCCGCATGGCGCCCTGA
- a CDS encoding SURF1 family protein, with amino-acid sequence MPGRPHVKLWRALSPLPTVAALVVIAVTCALGNWQLNRAHEKVARAARLEALAAQPSLEIGRSLLGGATAERRVHVRGRFDAAHTVLLDNRPHGNGTDSRAGFMVLTPLRVAGGDAAAPAVLVLRGWLPRDAQDRTHIAPFPTPQGEVELDGTALATVPRVFSLGRGANAEAGQKIRQNVDLAAYASELGVPLQPFVLEQRNDNGDGLARDWAPADIGADRHYGYAFQWFGLAALTLVLLVALSWRRAASMTA; translated from the coding sequence ATGCCAGGGAGGCCGCACGTGAAGCTGTGGCGCGCACTGAGCCCGCTGCCCACCGTTGCCGCGCTGGTGGTGATCGCAGTCACCTGTGCCTTGGGCAACTGGCAACTGAATCGGGCCCACGAAAAAGTGGCGCGGGCCGCGCGCCTTGAGGCGCTGGCCGCCCAGCCGTCGCTGGAGATCGGGCGCAGCCTGTTGGGGGGCGCGACGGCGGAGCGGCGCGTGCACGTGCGCGGGCGCTTCGATGCAGCGCATACGGTTTTGCTGGACAATCGCCCCCACGGCAACGGCACCGACAGCCGTGCCGGATTCATGGTGCTGACGCCGCTGCGGGTTGCCGGGGGCGATGCGGCTGCGCCGGCCGTGCTGGTGCTGCGCGGCTGGCTGCCGCGCGATGCGCAGGATCGCACCCATATTGCGCCGTTCCCGACGCCGCAAGGCGAGGTGGAACTGGACGGCACCGCGCTGGCGACCGTGCCCAGGGTCTTCAGCCTGGGCCGGGGCGCGAATGCCGAGGCCGGCCAGAAGATTCGCCAGAATGTCGATCTCGCCGCTTATGCATCGGAGCTTGGCGTGCCTCTGCAACCCTTTGTGCTGGAACAGCGCAACGACAACGGCGACGGGCTGGCGCGCGACTGGGCGCCAGCGGACATCGGCGCGGATCGCCACTATGGTTATGCCTTTCAGTGGTTCGGGCTGGCGGCGCTGACTCTGGTGCTGCTGGTGGCGTTGAGCTGGCGGCGCGCTGCCAGCATGACGGCTTGA
- a CDS encoding SCO family protein, with protein MQQPDPASAQAARAAPQDSRIDARTRRGRIQMLLLLLVCASPVIASYLTYYVFKPAGGSTNYGTLIEPQRPMPAIQIGNERAESVPLDSFKGKWLLVMADGAACDEACARKLFTIRQIRAGQGQDRERIVPVWLISDEGPIDSRLSAAYNEPYAGVRFLRANREAMQKWLPAEPGARIEDSLFLIDPLGNLMMRFPKEPDPKKMSSDLKKLLKYSHIG; from the coding sequence ATGCAACAGCCAGATCCCGCTTCGGCCCAGGCCGCCCGCGCCGCGCCGCAAGACTCGCGCATCGACGCCCGCACCCGTCGCGGCCGCATCCAGATGCTGCTGCTTCTGCTGGTGTGCGCTTCACCTGTCATCGCTTCCTACCTGACGTACTACGTGTTCAAGCCGGCGGGCGGTTCCACCAACTACGGCACGTTGATAGAGCCGCAGCGCCCCATGCCCGCGATACAGATCGGCAACGAGCGTGCCGAGTCCGTGCCGCTGGATAGTTTCAAGGGCAAGTGGCTGCTGGTGATGGCGGATGGCGCGGCGTGCGACGAAGCCTGCGCCAGGAAACTGTTCACCATCCGCCAGATCCGCGCGGGGCAGGGCCAGGACCGCGAGCGCATCGTGCCGGTGTGGTTGATCAGTGACGAAGGCCCGATCGATTCCCGCCTGTCGGCTGCCTACAACGAGCCCTATGCCGGCGTGCGCTTCCTGCGTGCCAACCGGGAGGCCATGCAGAAATGGCTGCCGGCGGAACCGGGTGCCCGGATCGAGGACAGCCTGTTCCTGATCGACCCGCTGGGCAACCTGATGATGCGCTTCCCCAAGGAGCCGGACCCCAAGAAGATGAGTTCCGACCTGAAGAAGCTGCTCAAGTACTCTCACATCGGGTGA